The Rhodothermus marinus DSM 4252 DNA segment GCGCGTTTTCGCCGAAATGAACACCAGCGGTACATGCTGCCAGGTCGGAAGCCGGTAACGAATGGCTTCCTCCCATTCTTTCATGGTGTTGGCGTCTTTTTCGATCAGGTCCCATTTGTTCACCACCAGCACCATGCCCTTGCGCAGCTCCTCGGCCTGGCGCAGGATGCGGATGTCCTGAGCGGTCAGCCCTTCCGTCGCGTCGATCAGCGTGATGGCCACGTCACACTCGCGCAGTGCCCGCTCGGTGCGCAGCGTAGCATAAAACTCGATGTTTTCCCGGATGCGGGAGCGGCGGCGCAGTCCGGCCGTGTCGACCAGCACGATCTCCCGGCCGTAGTACTTGAGCACGGAATGGACCGCGTCGCGCGTGGTGCCGCTGATGTCGGTCACGATCGAGCGTTCCTGTCCGAGCAGCGCATTCGTCAGCGACGATTTGCCCACGTTGGGGCGTCCGACGATGGCCAGCCGCGGCCGCTCGTCGCTTTCGGCCTCGCCGTTGCGTGCCGGAAGTCGCTTCACCAGCGCGTCGAGCAGCTCGCCGGTGCCCCGCCCGCTCAGGGCGCTGATCGGATAGACCTCGGAGAGGCCGAGCTGGTAGAAGGTGCTGGCCTCCCAGGTGCGCTCGTCGTTGTCGGCCTTGTTGGCCACCACGAAGACCGGCTTGTCCGTGCGCCGCAGCAGCTCGGCCAGCGCGTCGTCCAGATCGGTCACGCCGGTGGTGACGTCCACCATGAACAGGATGGCGTCGGCCTCCTCGATGGCGATCTGCACCTGTTCACGGATCGCCTGCTCGAAGATGTCCGACGAGTTGGGGACGTAGCCCCCGGTGTCCACCACCGAGAAGCGCACGCCGTTCCATTCGGCCGTGCCGTAGACGCGATCGCGCGTCACGCCCGGCTGGTCGTGCGTGATGGCCTCGTGCGAGCGCGTCAATCGATTGAAGAAGGTGGACTTCCCGACGTTGGGCCGTCCCACAATGGCAACCAGCGCCATCGCTCCACTCCACGAAAGTTTGGTCCGGCGCGTAGAAGCCCGCAGCCGGCCATTTCGTTCCCGTCGTTACCGGCGTCCCCGGTGTTCGAGGTGCAACGCCCGGAAGAGCATGTAGGCGGCCTCGCCGGTCTCGCGCGTAAAGACGTAGTTGATGCCCGCGCCCACGGCGAGTCCGGCCAGTGGGATGAGCTGACCCAGCTTGCGGCGGGCCAGGTTTTTGACCAGTTCGCGGGGCAAGTGCCGGTTCTGCTCACGCACGAAGTCGCGCGTGCGTCCCTGATAGGAAGCCCCCCGTGCCAGAAGTGCGGCCGCCACGCTCACCTCCCGCCAGGCCGCCTGTCGGGCCTCGGACGTGCCGGCCGCCGCCGCATTGAAGATGGCCAGCACCAGCGGTCGATACACCGGATCCTGCACCCTGAAGCCATAAACCGCGCCGATCTGCTGAATCAACCGCAGGTTGATCCCGAAAAGCAGGGGCACGTCGGCCGCCGCCAGCGTAAAGCCGCCCAGACCGGTTCCGGCCCCTTCGAGCGCGGCCAGCACGGCATGTTGCCCGAAAAAGCCGCGCGCCACCGGATCGAGCCGCTCCAGCGGAGCTGTGCGCAGCGCTTCGATCCGATCGGCCGCCACGCCCACCTTGCGCACGGCTTCCAGCACGTACTGCTCATTGAAGGTCCAGCTCGCCACGTCGTGCAACGTCTCCAGAAAGCGGGCCACCGCCGCATCGAGTTGCGCCCGCCAGTCGGCCGGCGTCACGCGCTCGACGAGCCAGTCCACCGGACGCATCGCCCGATCGAAGACGCCCTGCCACAGCGGCCCGCTCGAACGCACCCAGCGCTCGATCTCCCGTCGGGCGGCTTCTTCGTAAGTCAGCGGCATGGCACAGACCGGTTGTTATGGCATGCGCTGTACGAAGGATGTAGTCCCGGAGTTGCGCTCACCGAATCAGCCAGAGCCCGAGCAGCCCTACCAGGAAGCAGTAGTAGGCGAAATACTCCAGCC contains these protein-coding regions:
- the der gene encoding ribosome biogenesis GTPase Der, whose product is MALVAIVGRPNVGKSTFFNRLTRSHEAITHDQPGVTRDRVYGTAEWNGVRFSVVDTGGYVPNSSDIFEQAIREQVQIAIEEADAILFMVDVTTGVTDLDDALAELLRRTDKPVFVVANKADNDERTWEASTFYQLGLSEVYPISALSGRGTGELLDALVKRLPARNGEAESDERPRLAIVGRPNVGKSSLTNALLGQERSIVTDISGTTRDAVHSVLKYYGREIVLVDTAGLRRRSRIRENIEFYATLRTERALRECDVAITLIDATEGLTAQDIRILRQAEELRKGMVLVVNKWDLIEKDANTMKEWEEAIRYRLPTWQHVPLVFISAKTRQRIHRVLEAALRVYENRRQRIATSQLNEVLQEAIRQQHPPTYRGRPVKIKYVTQVETAPPVFAFFCNYPEGIKEPYRRYLEKQIRAAFGFEGVPLTLVFREK
- a CDS encoding EcsC family protein; its protein translation is MPLTYEEAARREIERWVRSSGPLWQGVFDRAMRPVDWLVERVTPADWRAQLDAAVARFLETLHDVASWTFNEQYVLEAVRKVGVAADRIEALRTAPLERLDPVARGFFGQHAVLAALEGAGTGLGGFTLAAADVPLLFGINLRLIQQIGAVYGFRVQDPVYRPLVLAIFNAAAAGTSEARQAAWREVSVAAALLARGASYQGRTRDFVREQNRHLPRELVKNLARRKLGQLIPLAGLAVGAGINYVFTRETGEAAYMLFRALHLEHRGRR